Proteins from a genomic interval of Medicago truncatula cultivar Jemalong A17 chromosome 3, MtrunA17r5.0-ANR, whole genome shotgun sequence:
- the LOC11435956 gene encoding double-stranded RNA-binding protein 1, with translation MYKSRLQEFCHRRKWSLPEYSSIYVDGPPHNPSFKGSVFVNGLTFTSSDIFHSSKEAHNQAAMKALLNFSYPSSNTDRLNKLQHQNYASKNNLDSPVFTIEAEGPPRDIRYNATVVVDGKSFKSPTSFDTRKEAEQAALQIVDMFQARSALCVLLIQNETCASKSLLQELTQRRYCSIPTYKSTRTGPPHMPTFFSTVEVEGVEFHGKASSSKKEAEYDAAKIAYKALKDGGLHMYAAFSSSIKKNQAEQSTDESDIVRSKQKLILEDELLDKEILPTDIKVNNGMHSEFFPVPANKKMKMSNRGSSSSSPKKYPFSRIDDTSPGQSSGSTSAESGPSPLTKSQRIKKPPSWLEDYMKSYEE, from the exons ATGTACAAGTCGAGGCTGCAGGAGTTTTGTCACCGGAGAAAGTGGAGTTTGCCTGAATACTCTTCCATATATGTTGATGGTCCACCACACAATCCAAGTTTTAAGGGCTCTGTCTTTGTCAATGGTTTAACCTTTACTTCTTCTGATATTTTTCATTCCTCCAAAGAAGCTCACAACCAAGCTGCTATGAAAGCTTTGCTCAACTTTTCTTATCCTTCATCAA ATACGGATCGTTTGAATAAACTTCAGCATCAAAACTACGCAAGTAAGAACAATCTTGATTCACCTGTTTTTACAATTGAAGCTGAGGGGCCACCTCGTGACATTCGCTATAATGCTACAGTTGTTGTTGATGGGAAATCGTTTAAAAGCCCTACATCTTTCGATACTAGAAAAGAGGCAGAGCAGGCTGCTCTACAAATTGTTGACATGTTTCAGGCAAGATCAGCCCTT TGTGTTCTACTTATTCAGAATGAAACTTGTGCATCCAAGAGTTTACTTCAAGAATTAACACAAAGAAGATATTGTTCCATACCAACTTATAAATCTACACGGACTGGTCCTCCTCATATGCCAACTTTTTTCTCAACTGTTGAAGTAGAAGGCGTGGAATTTCATGGAAAGGCATCTAGTTCCAAAAAAGAGGCAGAATATGATGCTGCAAAGATTGCTTACAAGGCCTTAAAAGATG GTGGACTTCATATGTATGCTGCTTTTTCTTCctctatcaaaaaaaatcaagcaGAACAATCAACTGATGAATCAGACATTGTTAGATCCAAACAGAAACTCATCCTTGAAG ATGAACTTTTGGATAAGGAGATATTACCTACTGATATCAAAGTTAACAATGGCATGCACAGTGAATTTTTTCCAGTTCCagctaataaaaaaatgaagatgagtAACAGAggctcttcctcttcttcaccTAAAAAATATCCATTTTCACGTATTGATGATACGAGTCCAGGCCAATCCTCTGGATCCACTAGCGCTGAGTCAGGTCCAAGTCCACTCACTAAATCTCAACGCATCAAAAAGCCACCCAGCTGGCTAGAGGATTATATGAAGAGTTATGAGGAATAA
- the LOC120579415 gene encoding double-stranded RNA-binding protein 1, which yields MNKMRLQELCHQRKWSLPKYSALNVDGPPHKPSFKGSVFVNGLTFTSDAFHSSKEAHNQAALKALLNFSSPSSSSSIPTNEYSSEEKVDAAKPQKYPVPSEFPHIISDTDCLSKLQHQNYAQNNNLDSPVLTTEAEGPSHDVHYKASVVIDAKSFESPIFFNTKKEEEQEESRSYKSLLQELTQKKGFSKPTYKTTQTGSLHMPTFFSAVEVEGVEFHGNASRSKKEAERDAAKIAYKAIKDGRLNMYAAFSSSIKKNQAEQSTHESDIVRSKQKLNLEGSSPTAEYGSKTKVEDIKPKESPVSAQSQVIITNMDRLSKKQLQNYARKNNLDPPVFTFKTEGLPHDFRYKAIVVIDGKSFESPTFLNTIEEAEQATAKFALRELPISADLFQKDESCPSKSLLLELTQREGYSKPTYMTTESGSPHMPTYYSTVEVEGLKFHGKASRSKKQADIDAAKIAYIALKECGLDMYAAFSSSIKENQAAQSTLESDIVKYKQILNIEDKLSTLEILPTDDVKVSNESFPIPPNKKMKMSSMNSSSSPKSTPLSHTELPSPTISDSNMTMTSNTSSYLLCDRFKVYTSFPDTIFSEDITVLPIDDDKWVAACLEFPNDKNL from the exons ATGAATAAGATGAGGCTGCAGGAGCTTTGTCACCAAAGAAAGTGGAGTTTGCCTAAGTACTCTGCCTTGAATGTCGATGGTCCACCACACAAACCAAGCTTTAAGGGCTCTGTCTTTGTCAATGGTTTAACCTTTACTTCTGATGCTTTTCATTCCTCCAAAGAAGCTCACAACCAAGCTGCTCTGAAAGCTTTGCTCAacttttcttctccttcatcaa GCTCTTCAATACCAACAAATGAATATAGTTCAGAAGAGAAAGTTGATGCTGCCAAACCTCAAAAGTATCCAGTTCCATCAGAATTTCCACATATTATAAGTG ATACGGATTGTTTGAGCAAACTTCAGCATCAAAACTATGCTCAAAATAACAATCTTGATTCACCTGTTTTGACAACTGAAGCCGAGGGGCCATCTCATGACGTTCATTATAAGGCTAGTGTTGTTATTGATGCGAAATCATTCGAAAGCCCTATATTTTTCAACactaaaaaagaggaagagcAG GAAGAATCTCGTTCATACAAGAGTTTACTTCAGGAACTAACACAGAAAAAAGGTTTTTCCAAACCAACATATAAAACTACACAGACTGGTTCCCTTCATATGCCAACTTTTTTCTCAGCTGTTGAAGTAGAGGGTGTGGAGTTTCATGGAAATGCATCTAGATCCAAAAAAGAGGCAGAACGTGATGCTGCAAAGATTGCTTACAAGGCCATAAAAGATG GTAGACTTAATATGTATGCTGCTTTTTCTTCctctatcaaaaaaaatcaagcaGAGCAATCAACTCATGAATCAGACATTGTTAGATCCAAGCAGAAACTCAACCTTGAAG GCTCTTCACCAACAGCTGAATATGGTTCAAAGACGAAAGTTGAAGATATTAAACCTAAAGAGAGTCCAGTTTCTGCACAATCTCAAGTTATTATAACTA ATATGGATCGTTTGAGCAAAAAACAGCTACAAAACTATGCTCGAAAAAACAATCTTGATCCACCTGTTTTTACATTTAAAACTGAGGGGCTACCTCATGACTTTCGTTATAAAgctattgttgttattgatgGAAAATCATTTGAAAGCCCAACATTTTTAAATACTATAGAAGAGGCAGAGCAGGCTACTGCGAAATTTGCTTTGAGGGAATTGCCAATTTCAGCTGACTTGTTTCAGAAG gATGAATCTTGTCCATCCAAGAGTTTACTACTAGAATTAACACAGAGAGAAGGTTATTCCAAACCGACATATATGACTACAGAGTCTGGTTCTCCTCATATGCCAACTTATTACTCAACTGTGGAAGTAGAGGGCTTGAAATTTCATGGCAAGGCATCTAGATCCAAAAAACAGGCAGATATTGATGCTGCAAAGATTGCTTACATTGCCTTAAAAGAGT GTGGACTTGATATGTATGCTGCGTTTTCTTCCTCTATCAAAGAAAATCAAGCAGCGCAATCAACTCTTGAATCAGACATTGTTAAATACAAGCAGATACTCAACATCGAAG ATAAACTTTCGACTCTGGAGATATTGCCTACTGATGATGTCAAAGTTAGCAATGAATCTTTTCCAATTCCccctaacaaaaaaatgaagatgagcAGCATGAACTCTTCATCTTCACCCAAATCAACTCCACTTTCACATACTGAACTTCCTTCTCCTACAATTTCTGACTCCAACATGACAATGACTTCCAATACAAGTAGTTACCTACTTTGTGACAGATTCAAGGTGTATACAAGCTTTCCAGATACTATATTCTCTGAGGATATTACAGTTCTGCCTATCGACGATGATAAGTGGGTTGCAGCGTGCCTGGAATTTCCAAATGATAAAAACCTTTGA